The following proteins come from a genomic window of Streptomyces sp. ALI-76-A:
- a CDS encoding LLM class flavin-dependent oxidoreductase: protein MQFGIFTVGDVTTDPTTGHTPTEHERIKAMVAIAQKAEEVGLDVFATGEHHNPPFVPSSPTTMLGYVAARTEKLVLSTATTLITTNDPVKIAEDYAMLQHLADGRVDLVMGRGNTGPVYPWFGKDIRDGIDLAIEHYALLHKLWRQDLVDWQGRFRTPLQGFTSTPRPLDGVPPFVWHGSIRSPEIAEQAAYYGDGFFANNIFWPKEHFQRLISLYRERYAHYGHGTPEQAIVGLGGHVYMRRRSQDAIREFRPFFDHSPVMGGGIPMEEYMDQTPLTVGTPEQVIEKTLTFREYFGDYQRQLFVVDGGGVPLKAVLEQIDMLGEEVVPVLREEFAKDRPADVPDAPTHASLLAGRDAEGAPSPDPVA from the coding sequence ATGCAGTTCGGCATCTTCACTGTCGGTGACGTGACCACCGATCCGACCACCGGGCACACCCCCACCGAACACGAGCGGATCAAGGCGATGGTCGCCATCGCGCAGAAGGCCGAGGAGGTCGGGCTCGACGTCTTCGCGACCGGCGAGCACCACAACCCGCCCTTCGTGCCGTCCTCACCGACCACCATGCTCGGCTACGTAGCGGCGCGCACCGAGAAGCTGGTGCTCTCCACCGCGACCACCTTGATCACGACGAACGACCCGGTGAAGATCGCCGAGGACTACGCGATGCTCCAGCACCTGGCCGACGGTCGCGTGGACCTGGTGATGGGCCGTGGCAATACCGGGCCGGTCTATCCGTGGTTCGGCAAGGACATCCGCGACGGCATCGATCTCGCCATCGAGCACTACGCCCTGCTGCACAAACTGTGGCGCCAGGACCTGGTCGACTGGCAGGGTCGGTTCCGTACGCCGTTGCAGGGCTTCACCTCCACGCCCCGACCCCTGGACGGGGTACCGCCCTTCGTCTGGCACGGCTCGATCCGCTCGCCGGAGATCGCCGAGCAGGCCGCGTACTACGGTGACGGCTTCTTCGCCAACAACATCTTCTGGCCCAAGGAGCACTTCCAGCGGCTGATCAGCCTCTATCGGGAGCGGTACGCGCACTACGGCCACGGGACGCCCGAACAGGCGATCGTGGGGCTGGGCGGACATGTGTACATGCGCCGCAGGTCCCAGGACGCCATCCGTGAGTTCCGCCCGTTCTTCGACCACTCGCCGGTGATGGGCGGCGGTATCCCCATGGAGGAGTACATGGATCAGACCCCCCTGACCGTCGGTACCCCCGAGCAGGTCATCGAGAAGACGCTCACCTTCCGCGAGTACTTCGGCGACTACCAGCGTCAGCTGTTCGTCGTGGACGGTGGCGGAGTCCCGTTGAAGGCCGTGCTTGAGCAGATCGACATGCTGGGGGAGGAGGTCGTGCCCGTCCTGCGCGAGGAGTTCGCCAAGGACCGGCCGGCCGACGTGCCCGATGCCCCCACCCACGCGTCGCTGCTCGCCGGCCGCGACGCCGAGGGTGCGCCGTCCCCGGATCCGGTGGCCTGA
- a CDS encoding tetratricopeptide repeat protein, translated as MNNDFSDYRANGGVAPDRWASALHLFENGAGVPDEETVAERWERARLLFEAKDYIGAARLLGVVVEEVPEQTGPRLLLARAYYHSAQLRRAEEQLRLIIDRDPVEHYAHLMLGRTLERQGRHEEAGSWLRMAAAFSGGTADHH; from the coding sequence ATGAACAACGACTTCAGCGACTACCGGGCCAACGGCGGAGTAGCGCCCGACCGTTGGGCGAGCGCCCTGCACCTGTTCGAGAACGGTGCCGGGGTCCCGGACGAGGAGACCGTCGCCGAACGCTGGGAGCGGGCGCGGCTGCTCTTCGAGGCCAAGGACTACATCGGCGCCGCCCGGCTGCTCGGCGTCGTCGTCGAGGAGGTCCCGGAGCAGACCGGCCCCCGGCTGCTGCTGGCCCGGGCCTACTACCACTCCGCTCAACTGCGGCGCGCGGAGGAGCAGTTGCGCCTGATCATCGACCGTGACCCGGTGGAGCACTACGCCCATCTGATGCTGGGCCGCACCCTGGAACGACAGGGGCGGCACGAGGAGGCCGGATCCTGGCTGCGTATGGCTGCCGCCTTCTCCGGCGGGACTGCGGACCACCACTGA
- a CDS encoding VOC family protein, with protein sequence MAVRRVMPILRTDAAEENLEFYGLLGFEEVMNLGWIVTLASPSTPAAQLSFMADDKTAPVTPDVSVEVDDVDAVHAAMRDSGAEIVHPLRDEEWGVRRFFVRDPDGRVINVLSHR encoded by the coding sequence ATGGCCGTTCGCCGTGTCATGCCAATCCTCCGGACGGACGCGGCGGAGGAGAACCTGGAGTTCTACGGCCTGCTGGGTTTCGAGGAGGTCATGAATCTCGGCTGGATCGTGACGCTCGCCTCGCCGTCCACTCCGGCGGCACAGCTCAGCTTCATGGCCGACGACAAGACCGCGCCCGTCACGCCGGACGTGAGCGTGGAGGTGGATGACGTGGACGCGGTCCATGCGGCCATGCGGGACAGCGGCGCGGAGATCGTGCACCCCTTGCGGGACGAGGAGTGGGGTGTGCGGCGGTTCTTCGTCCGCGACCCTGACGGCCGGGTGATCAATGTGCTGAGCCATCGCTGA